The Candidatus Kapaibacterium sp. genome has a window encoding:
- a CDS encoding acyl-CoA carboxylase subunit beta, which produces MAIEEKIKELMALREKARLGGGEKRIEAQHKKGKYTARERIEKLLDEGSFEEFDMFVSSKPTDFGSDVEEYLSDGVVTGYGTIDGRLVFIFSQDFTIFGGSLSEMFAQKICKVMDKAMKVGAPVIGINDSGGARIQEGVKSLGGYAEIFQRNIMASGVVPQISAVFGPCAGGAVYSPALTDFTIMSQGTSYMFVTGPKVVKTVTNEDVTVEELGGARVHGTKSGVTHFVADSEDEGLLLIRKLLSYLPQNNHEDPPIYVCSDPIDRLENNLNYIVPDNPNKPYDVKDVIHTIADDEEFLEIHRHYAQNIVIGFSKFNGTPVGIVANQPNYLAGVLDINASRKAARFVRFCDAFNIPILTLVDVPGFLPGTAQEYGGIIIHGAKLLFAYGEATVPKVTVILRKAYGGAYDVMSSKHLRGDINYAWPSAEIAVMGPKGAIEVLYQKEMSAIENPEDRAKFFAEKEQEYREKFANPYVAAKHGYIDDVIEPRNTRFRVIRALQMLSSKKDTNPLKKHDNIPL; this is translated from the coding sequence ATGGCTATAGAAGAAAAAATCAAAGAATTGATGGCATTAAGGGAAAAAGCGAGGCTTGGTGGTGGAGAAAAAAGGATTGAAGCGCAGCACAAAAAGGGTAAATACACTGCAAGAGAAAGAATCGAAAAATTGTTGGACGAAGGAAGTTTCGAGGAATTCGACATGTTCGTGTCGAGTAAACCGACTGATTTCGGCAGCGACGTCGAAGAGTATCTTTCAGATGGTGTTGTAACCGGTTACGGGACAATTGACGGCAGGCTCGTTTTTATTTTTTCGCAAGATTTCACAATTTTTGGAGGTTCGCTATCCGAAATGTTTGCACAAAAAATATGCAAAGTAATGGACAAAGCGATGAAAGTCGGCGCTCCGGTAATTGGTATCAACGATTCAGGTGGTGCACGGATTCAAGAAGGTGTGAAAAGTCTTGGTGGATATGCCGAAATTTTCCAACGTAATATTATGGCTTCGGGTGTGGTACCGCAAATTTCTGCTGTATTCGGACCCTGTGCCGGTGGTGCGGTTTATTCTCCGGCATTGACTGATTTTACAATCATGAGCCAAGGTACAAGCTATATGTTTGTGACAGGTCCAAAAGTCGTAAAGACCGTGACGAACGAAGATGTGACTGTCGAAGAGCTTGGCGGCGCAAGAGTGCACGGAACAAAATCCGGCGTAACTCACTTCGTTGCCGATAGCGAAGACGAAGGGCTCTTGCTTATTCGCAAATTATTGAGCTATTTGCCACAAAATAACCACGAAGACCCACCGATATATGTTTGTTCGGACCCAATTGACAGACTCGAAAATAATTTGAATTATATTGTGCCTGATAATCCGAATAAGCCTTACGACGTTAAAGATGTAATTCACACTATTGCCGATGACGAAGAATTTCTCGAAATCCATCGCCATTATGCCCAAAACATAGTAATCGGATTCTCTAAATTCAACGGAACTCCTGTGGGAATAGTTGCCAATCAACCCAATTACTTAGCAGGTGTGCTCGATATTAATGCTTCACGCAAAGCTGCACGCTTCGTGCGTTTTTGTGATGCTTTTAATATTCCGATTCTAACTTTAGTAGATGTGCCCGGATTTTTGCCCGGAACAGCACAAGAGTACGGTGGCATAATCATTCACGGTGCGAAATTATTGTTCGCTTATGGCGAAGCAACTGTACCCAAAGTTACGGTTATTCTCCGCAAGGCTTATGGTGGCGCTTACGATGTAATGAGTTCGAAGCATTTACGCGGCGACATTAATTACGCTTGGCCCTCAGCCGAAATCGCTGTAATGGGACCCAAAGGCGCTATCGAAGTATTGTACCAAAAGGAAATGAGTGCAATTGAAAATCCGGAAGATAGAGCAAAATTCTTTGCAGAAAAAGAACAAGAATATCGCGAAAAATTTGCGAACCCTTACGTAGCAGCGAAACACGGATACATTGACGACGTTATCGAACCGAGAAATACAAGATTTAGAGTAATCAGAGCGCTGCAAATGCTGTCATCGAAAAAAGATACAAATCCGCTCAAAAAACATGATAATATACCATTGTAA
- a CDS encoding OadG family protein: MINETYNLLSGVLMQTSPPPITSLKFDLQNQWMDDAMGMSVVGMLVVFSALLILASVVFNIPKVINLVQRKKSKTKGVEKTETKEIAVSGEINAAIAMALSLYFGEIHDDEAAILTIKKAPRPYSPWSSKIFSLRDIYNNYRV, encoded by the coding sequence ATGATAAATGAAACTTATAATTTGCTTTCCGGCGTGTTGATGCAAACTTCGCCACCGCCCATTACATCTCTCAAATTTGATTTGCAAAATCAATGGATGGATGATGCTATGGGAATGTCAGTAGTTGGAATGTTGGTCGTGTTTTCAGCTTTGCTTATTCTTGCTTCTGTAGTTTTTAATATTCCTAAAGTTATAAATTTAGTACAAAGAAAGAAATCGAAAACTAAGGGTGTTGAAAAAACTGAAACAAAAGAAATTGCAGTTTCCGGCGAAATTAACGCTGCCATTGCTATGGCATTGAGCCTTTATTTCGGCGAAATTCACGACGACGAAGCTGCTATACTTACTATAAAAAAAGCTCCCAGACCATACTCGCCTTGGAGCTCGAAGATATTTAGTTTAAGAGATATTTATAATAATTACCGGGTCTAA
- a CDS encoding acetyl-CoA carboxylase biotin carboxyl carrier protein subunit, translated as MKKFEFSIHGNKYGVDIINVEDNIAEIEVNGTIYKVDIHTQQKITKTPTLTRATAPPNYNPGQKTNKPTDKKGVGVIKAPLPGTILEIKKRQGDTVQVGETILVMEAMKMENDIKADNSGVIVSIKVNVNDSVLEGDLLIEIGSGD; from the coding sequence ATGAAAAAATTTGAATTCTCAATACACGGAAACAAATATGGTGTTGATATTATTAACGTCGAAGACAACATAGCTGAAATTGAAGTTAATGGTACAATTTACAAAGTTGATATTCATACTCAACAAAAAATCACGAAAACTCCTACATTGACACGTGCTACTGCGCCGCCTAATTATAATCCGGGTCAAAAAACCAACAAACCTACCGATAAAAAAGGTGTTGGTGTTATCAAAGCACCCTTGCCGGGAACTATTCTCGAAATCAAAAAACGCCAGGGCGATACTGTCCAAGTTGGCGAAACAATATTAGTAATGGAAGCCATGAAAATGGAAAACGACATCAAAGCCGATAATAGCGGTGTTATCGTTTCAATCAAAGTCAACGTTAATGATTCGGTGCTCGAAGGAGACCTTTTGATTGAAATCGGGAGTGGCGACTGA
- a CDS encoding sodium ion-translocating decarboxylase subunit beta, with amino-acid sequence MEGVMHFMELSGFANVTWGHLIMIMVGLIFIYLAITKDYEPLLLVPIGFGILIGNIPFLENMGMQIGIYEDGSVMNMLYYGVLKGLYPPLIFLGIGAMTDFSTLLSNPRLMVLGAAAQIGIFLTFLTALALGFTLNQAAAIGIIGGADGPTAIFLSSRLAPELIGAIAIAAYSYMALVPVIQPPIIKLLTSKEERQIKMKPPRAVSKTEKMIFPIVGLLLTTFISPGALPLLGMLFFGNLLKESGVTKRLADTASKQLIDIVTILLGVTVGASTQATTFLTPQSILIFGLGAVSFMVATAGGVLFAKFMNLFLKGDDKLNPMIGAAGVSAVPDSARVVHQLGQKEDKSNYLLMHAMAPNVSGVIGSAVAAGILLSYLMKVGW; translated from the coding sequence ATGGAAGGTGTAATGCATTTTATGGAGCTCTCGGGTTTTGCTAACGTTACCTGGGGACACCTTATCATGATTATGGTAGGGTTGATTTTTATTTATTTGGCGATTACAAAAGATTACGAACCCCTTCTGCTCGTGCCGATTGGATTTGGTATCCTAATCGGAAATATCCCGTTTCTGGAAAATATGGGGATGCAAATCGGGATTTACGAAGACGGCAGCGTAATGAATATGCTGTATTACGGCGTGCTCAAAGGGCTTTATCCGCCCTTGATATTTCTCGGAATTGGAGCGATGACCGACTTTTCCACACTGCTCTCTAATCCCAGACTGATGGTGTTGGGTGCAGCGGCTCAAATCGGTATATTTCTGACATTTTTGACTGCATTAGCACTCGGATTTACGCTCAACCAAGCCGCTGCCATCGGTATTATCGGTGGTGCTGACGGTCCTACGGCGATATTCTTGTCATCGCGATTGGCGCCCGAACTCATCGGAGCGATTGCAATAGCAGCTTATTCGTATATGGCATTGGTGCCCGTGATTCAACCACCGATTATCAAATTATTGACATCGAAAGAAGAACGACAAATCAAAATGAAACCGCCACGTGCAGTTTCCAAGACTGAAAAAATGATATTCCCAATCGTCGGATTATTGCTCACAACATTTATTTCTCCCGGTGCATTGCCATTGCTTGGGATGCTATTCTTTGGCAATTTGCTCAAGGAATCCGGCGTCACAAAACGATTGGCAGACACCGCAAGCAAGCAATTGATTGACATCGTGACGATTTTACTAGGTGTAACAGTCGGGGCATCTACACAAGCGACTACTTTTTTGACACCGCAATCAATTCTGATTTTCGGGCTTGGAGCGGTCTCATTCATGGTTGCAACGGCAGGTGGTGTATTATTCGCCAAATTCATGAACTTATTCCTGAAGGGCGACGACAAACTCAACCCAATGATTGGAGCGGCAGGTGTATCGGCAGTGCCCGATAGCGCCCGCGTAGTCCATCAATTGGGACAAAAGGAAGACAAATCCAACTACTTGCTGATGCACGCAATGGCGCCAAACGTCTCCGGTGTAATCGGCTCGGCAGTTGCCGCGGGTATTTTGCTCAGCTACCTGATGAAAGTGGGCTGGTAA
- a CDS encoding phage Gp37/Gp68 family protein: MSKSRIEWTESTWNPITGCTKISSGCRFCYAEIMARRLQAMGQPKYADGFKLTIHPDTLDEPYTWKKPRVVFVNSMSDIFHKDVPIEFIQKIFKVINDNPQHVFQVLTKRADVLYKYDSAGLLNWSENLWMGVTVESSKVTKRIDFLRRTGAHVKFLSCEPLISAIPNMNLSGIDWVITGGESGRTPRPIDKEWVLDIKQQCDNLGVAFYFKQWGGTNKKKSGRMIDGVTYDAMPRSVTISNTKTA, encoded by the coding sequence ATGTCAAAATCAAGAATTGAATGGACAGAGAGTACATGGAACCCGATTACGGGGTGTACGAAAATTTCTTCCGGCTGCCGATTCTGCTACGCAGAAATTATGGCAAGAAGGTTGCAAGCTATGGGGCAACCCAAGTATGCCGATGGTTTCAAGCTGACTATTCACCCGGATACGCTTGATGAGCCATATACTTGGAAGAAACCCAGAGTGGTATTCGTTAATTCGATGAGCGATATCTTTCATAAAGACGTTCCGATTGAATTCATTCAAAAAATTTTCAAGGTCATCAACGACAATCCGCAACATGTTTTTCAGGTTCTGACCAAACGAGCAGATGTTCTATATAAATATGACAGTGCGGGATTGCTGAATTGGTCTGAGAATTTGTGGATGGGTGTAACGGTAGAAAGTTCCAAAGTTACCAAAAGAATAGATTTTTTGAGACGAACCGGAGCACATGTCAAATTTCTCTCCTGCGAACCCTTGATTAGTGCTATTCCCAATATGAATCTTAGCGGAATTGATTGGGTAATTACAGGTGGCGAAAGCGGACGAACTCCTCGCCCAATAGACAAAGAATGGGTGCTCGACATTAAGCAACAATGCGATAATCTGGGCGTTGCCTTTTACTTCAAACAATGGGGCGGTACAAATAAGAAAAAAAGCGGAAGAATGATTGATGGCGTTACTTATGATGCCATGCCGAGAAGCGTCACAATCTCCAACACTAAAACGGCTTAA